Genomic window (Lampris incognitus isolate fLamInc1 chromosome 3, fLamInc1.hap2, whole genome shotgun sequence):
AACACGCGGGTTCAAACTTAACATGCACAAGGTATTGCTTTAAAAAACACGTTAAGACTTTCAGTTCACGTAAGAGGTTGTTTTGGGGGATTCGAAACAAAATGAATACAGTAAATCCTCCCAAAGCATATGTTtcgggggcgtccggatagcgtggcggtctattccgttgcctaccaacacggggatcaccagttcgaatccccgtgttcggaatcctccagcttggtcgggcgttcccacagacacaattggccgtgtctgtgggtgggaagccggatgtgggtgtgtgtcctggtcgctgcactagtgcctcgtcTGGTCTGttcggaggaactggggggaatagcgtgatcctcccacgcatgatatccccctggtgaaactcctcactgtcaggtgaaaagaagtggcttgcgactccatgtgtattggaggaggcatgtgattgtctgcagcccttcccggcttggcagaggggtcggagcagcaatcgggacggctcggaagagtggcgtaattggccagatgcaattggggagaaaaaaaaagggagggggggggttccaaaaaacaaacaagaaaaaaaaaccgcaGTTATGTCTCAATTGTGTGTATGAGTCAAAAAGGTGTGTCAGTGGCGCTGGCCATACCCTTTCTTGACGTACTGGTAGGCCACATCCCTCAAACCAGGTTTGAACACTGACACACGGTGCCATGTTGTTTTCTGACTAACATCCCCTGGAAAGGAAACATACAGACAATTCCGTTTGAGCTCAACAGCAAATAACAGGCAATTTAATTAAATTTAACAAACTAAATCTCCCTCCAGCGCCATTTCAGTCTTCAGCAAACAGTCAAAGACAAATGTCATACTGGAGCGTAAATCCCTGTGGAGAACATCCTTCGTGTATTTGAGGGAAACAAACTTTTCAGGAGCATAAGCACACAGAACACTGTGAATTCACATCTGAGATGTGTAAGTATGCTTGGGATCATGCAGTGACTAAAGAACAGGTGTTTTCACAACAATTTCAACTGTTAACACGCAGTTGATTCCAAATTATTAACTATTGTGCTGATAATTAGGGCTAGCTAGttatgatgatggatggatgaatatgtaGGAGTGgcagcaggatatgtatgagggaagtgtgacagtggtgaggtgtgtggttggaatgacagatgggttcatggtggaggtgggattacatcaaggatcggctctgagccctttcttgtttgcaatggtgatggacaggttgatggacgagatcaggcaggagtctccgtggactatgtttgcggatgacactgtgatttgTAGTGAGAGTAGTGTGCAGGGGTGAGGGAGcttagagaggtggaggtatgcactggagagaagaggaatgaaagacagtagcagcaagatggaatacatatgcgtgaatgagagggaggacaggagaatggtgaagatgcaaggagtagaggtgacgaaggtggatgagtttaaatacttggggtcaactgtccaaagtaacggggaatgtggaagagaggtgaagaagagagtgcaggcagggtggagtgggtggagaagagtgtcaggagtgatttgtgacagaagggtatcagcaagagttagagggaaggtttacaagatggtagtgagaccagctatgttatatatatggtttggagacagtggcactgatgaaaagacaggaggtggagctagaggtggcagagttgaagatgctaagattttcattgggagtgatgaagaaggatacgggattaggaacgagtatattagagggacaactgaagttggacagtttggagacaaacgaagagagccaagattgagatggtttgcacatgtgtggaggagagatgctgggtatgttgggagaaggatgctgaatatggagctgccagggaagaggaaaagaggaaggccaaagaggaggtttatggatgtggtgagggaggacatgcaggtggctggtgtgacagaagaagatgcagaagacaggaagagatggaaacggaagagctgctgtggcgacccctaacgggaacagccgaaagtagcagcagtagtagtagtagtagttatgatGATGGATCTTGCTGTCCACATGAACTGGAATGAACATTTGGAGGAACTTGTTGATATAAAGTGCATGATGAGGACAATTTAATTCAAAACTGGGATTCCATTCAGCCAAATTGGTTAAAAGTTTAGTCCAGAACAAATTGTCAAAGTCCATGCGTTTATTAATGTCATGGTTGAAACAAGGAGCACTCTTATAGCAAGTTTGCTCAGACTTACCTGGGGTATTTGCCTCTCCTCCTTCCCCGGAGCGCCATATCTCATTGGTCGCTACAGAGAAGATGGTAACGGGGTTACGACCTTCCACTTGTCTCATTACCGGGTCCTGACCCACACGGCCTAACAACTGTACACGGTTTACCGCTGAAAagagaaagacaaacacacacctgtcaTCTTCATATGCATGCCAGTGTTTCCCCACACACAGACTTTACTTGGGCGGGCCGCTTAGGTACATTAATGGCTGCCAAAGTATATTTGGTGAACCATTTTATCATTTTTTTTATCTGTCTGATGAATCATTTTAGCATTTTTTTACCCGTCCAAGAGAACGACATCATCCTCAATTGCTCTACTACTGTGAGAAGGGTCAACGGACAATCTTGAGAGAGAAGTTCTCTGGTATTATGTTAGAAGACATGGAGGATATTTACTGGCACGGACCACATAAAACAACCCCTTTTCTCCTTATGGTGTAATTGTTCTCCAACTTTGGTAGTAGCTTTGCATTCTATGAAAAAAGCAGCAACTATGCCGCATTGGTAGCTACAAGACTCGGTAGAGAATTGAGCAAACGTAACTTGAACATTGCGCAACATGCAGCaaagtaatccatccatccatgatccaaaccgcttatcttgctctcagggtcacagggatgctggagcctatcccagcagtcactgggtggcaggcaggagaCATCCTGgtcaggctgccaggccgtcacagggccgacacacacacacacacacacacacacacacacacacacacacacacaaacatacattcgcacctggggacaatttagtacgggccgattcagctgacctacatgtcttcggactatggaaggaaaccggagcatccggaggaaacccacagacacggggagaacatgcaaactccacacagacgacgacccgggacaacccccaaggttggactaccccggggctcgaacccagaccttgctgtgaggtgaccgtgctaaccactgtgccactgtgccgccctggctAAATATAAGAAAGATAATTTATTTTCTCTTTGGGCTATGGCAAAAGAGACAGACTAGCTTCAGGTAAGGTTTGACTGCTAatttttcatgcatttactcAGCAGGGCACGTGAAGCTCATCTTTCAGCACTACATATATTTTGCATCTAATTTCTGTATAGTTAATTTAAAGTCTGTTTTTCAGGTCAAAACTGACctgagaaagagaaggaaagggAAGCACCTGGCCGCATGTCTGTGAATATCAATAAATGGACCAGCTCCGGAGGCATATGCACAGGTGTTGAGTGCTTTGAAAAACCTACAAAGACCATATGCTGTGACAAACTGCCATCTTTGTACACGCTAAAGTGCTTTATTCTTATTTTCTAATACTTTGTCTTGCTCTTCCCATGTGGGTAGATGAAGGGAAGGGTTGGGGGGTTGAATCTGTAAAATGCATTATGTGAAATTAATAGAAAAATACAATAAATCAAAATATTGTGTTAAAAGGTGAAACATTATTTTTGCCTGTCACATGTAGACCATTTTTGTGCCAGCAGGTAATGCCGGCCCTTTCCGCCAGCTACCAAACAAGCATATTTCAGAACTGTGGGAAACACTgcttagtgcagttgcctcacagcaagacggtcctgggttcgagccccggggtagtccaaccttgggggttgtcccaggttgtcctctgtgtggagtttgcatgctctccccgtttctgcgtgggtttcctccggttgctccggtttcctcccacagtccaaagacatgtaggtcaggtgaatcagccgtactaaattgtccctaggtattaatgtgtgtgtgtgtgtgtgtgtgtgtgggccctgtgtgatggcctggcggcctgtccatggtgttctccgcctgccgcccaatgactgctgggataggctccagcatccccacgagcctgagagcaggataagcaggtcagataatggatggatggatgggaaacaCTGCAGGCCATTCATCCTATCCAGTCTGGACATATGACATCATTGGAAATGAAGCAACAAATAACACATTATGTTATCAATGCCCAGGTCTTTCATAACTCTACGTCCCTTCATCTTTTACAAATTGTTTATTCTTGTCTTGGATCAAATATGAGGAGCTGAGTCTTATTTTCACAGATATTGTAAAAAGGCAATAAACGCTCATGGAAATTCTTCTGAAAAACCTATTGGTCATACAACAACCTAATTTAAAGTTAAATTTCTTCAGTTATATGCACAGCCATACATACACGTATGCTCACACacattaaaggtacaatccttaattcaaacttttttgtctttgtgttgcactgctgtgggctgggggaaatgatacatTTCCTTTCATGTAGGGTTTTCCCTGCATAGAGAATTACGAGGCGGCCGCctccgtcaaatctcgtaccgcCTGCAGCTCTCAACGGGGGTCTTAATGAAAAACACTTTTCTAACGAGCGCTGCACTCGGTGGATGTCATTTTTAACTGCAATTGCGGCATTTACGCCGTCGCCGATGTGGTGGCGCTGTATCGTAATCAGCACAGTGCACCTGGAAAGACGCTGCCAAAACTGccaaagaggaaaaaagagctgcAATTTTCCAGAAGTTTCCAGTTGTGGAAAGTGTAAATTAAAGCAAATTCTTTATTTTATATTTATGTTCAACTACACTGCAAGAGGGCCCATGTGAACTTTAAATTAAAACAATAGCTTATGTTatatttgatttaattttaaacaactTTGCTGTTAATTGTGTAAATTAACACATTAGCATTTATGTTGTATTTAATTTAATGTTGAACAGGGCacctttatttttaaaaaaaataaaatatgctTTAACGTGATAATACGTTGCTTGTAAAAGAAAAGGTGTCTGCTTGAGCCAGTTGAAGGCACGGTACACATGCACGTTTGTGTGCGtgatcaggatggtaccacctccgccTTAATTTGAGCCAGGAAAACCCCTGTCATGTACTTgcctacatgaaatgaaacgacaaataaatgttcctgattgctgAAATGCAAACCAAAAGTTCCCAGCGCTACCAAAATAAAAACATAGTATTGGGACCAGCCATCACTCAAAAATGGactgacaggtctcttaatacaaggacGAACACTAAACAACAACCAAATAAAAACAggagcggcatggctcaggaactagagcgggtcatctagtgatcggaaggttgctggttcgatccccagctcctgcggagagcatgtcaaagtgtccttgagcaagacactgaacccttaattgctcctgatgagcaggttggcaccttgcatggcagcctccgccatcagtgtgtgaatgtgtgtgtgaacgggtgaatgtgaggcatacatggtaaagcgctttgagtggttggtagaccagAAAAACGCTGTATAAAtcgagtccatttaccattttaaatATGAGTTTCTGGTgctgtaaaggtttttttttcacatCAGTAATGGCTGTTAAAAATCGCAATAAAACAAGCCCATATTTTCAATTATGATTGGTTGAAAAACACAAAATGCTTATAGTCAATCTAGAACTCAAACTCCTCCATTTGTGTGTAAATATACCTCAAC
Coding sequences:
- the ssbp1 gene encoding single-stranded DNA-binding protein, mitochondrial, producing MLRTVSAQILRQMVRHRSTSTSTEPNLVLERSVNRVQLLGRVGQDPVMRQVEGRNPVTIFSVATNEIWRSGEGGEANTPGDVSQKTTWHRVSVFKPGLRDVAYQYVKKGSRILVEGKLDYGEYVDKNQVRRQATTIIADNIIFLSDNVREKV